The genomic interval GGCTTGGCGAGCGTGCGGGCGAACAGCCGGTCCGTGCCGGCCGACGCTATGCCCAGGGGCGGGCCGGCGCGATCGGTCAACAGGATGAGCGGCGGCCGGCGATCCCCGGCGAGCGCGGCAATCTCCCGTGCTGCGGCCGCGCCATTCGGCCCGTCCGGCGCCTCGTCCAGGATCATCAGATCGAACGGCAGCTCGGCGTGCGCGCATTCTTCGACCGCCGCCCGGCCGGTCGCGACGGTCGTGCACAGAAACGCGAGCTGGGTCAATTCGCCTCCGATCCGGGCACGCGAGCGGGCATCCCCGCCCGCCAACAGAATCCGCGGGCGGCCGATGCCGTCCGGCAGCACGAGATCGCGCGGCAAGGGTTCGGCCGCGCGGCTGAAGCGCAGCGTGAAGCTGAAGGTACTGCCGACCCCGGGCTCGCTCGCGACGGCAATCTCGCCGCCCATCAGTTCGATGAGATGCTTGCTGAGCGCGAGCCCGAGGCCGGTGCCGCCGAAGCGGCGCGTGGTCGAGGCATCGCCCTGACAGAACTTGTCGAACAGGCTCTCGAGCTGCTCGGCCGTCATGCCGATGCCGGTGTCGCGCACGACGAAGCGCAGGTTGACAGTGTCGCTATCCTCTGCCGCGACGGACACGGCAAGGACGACACTGCCCCCATCGGTGAACTTGATCGCGTTGCCGGCAAGATTGACCAGCACCTGCACCAGGCGCAGGCGATCGCCGATCAGTCCGCTCGCGAGCGACTCCGGTGCCGTCGTTTCGAACACAATGCCCTTGCCATCGGCGCTCGAGCCCAGGATGTCAGAGACCGTCGCCAGCACATCGCAGAGGTCGAACGGCACCGGGTCGAGCTCGAGGCGCCCGGCCTCGCTCTGGGAGAAATCCAGGATGTCGTCAATGACCTGCGCCAGATGCTCGGCCGAGCGGAGGATCTTCTCGACATGGTCCGCCTGCCCGCGGTCTAGCCGGGTCGGCCTGAGCAAGGTCGCGAAACCCATGATGCCGTTGAGCGGCGTGCGGATCTCGTGGCTCATGTTGGCGAGGAATTCGTCCTTCGCCCGGGTGGCTTGCGCCGCCTCCGCGCGCGCCGCCGCAAGCGCCCGTTCCGCCGCGTCGCGCGCCGTCGCGAGCGTCTGGAACGCCTGCCCCAGGGCCGCGACTTCGTCGTCCTCGGCCGAGGCGTTCATCGCCACGCGCAACCCGTCGAGCCGCCGCACCAGAACACGCGCCATTTGCAGCGCAACCAGAATGGCGAGCCCGAGCGCGATGGCGAGGCAGACGAGCGTCACCTGAAAGATCCCATCGGCGCTCGCAGCGGGCGGACGCATCGCGCCGACGCAGAAGATGGTAATGACGGCCAGCAGATAGGCGCCGAAGACCGCGAGCACGGCAGCGACGAGCCGGGAACCGACACGGCGTCCCGGCCGCATCCGGCCGGCGGCAGCCGGCGTCATGAGAGCGCCGGCCCTTCGCAGCAGCGCGCCACGCAGACGCTGCCGCCCATGAAACGCCTCGGGCCGGGGTTGCGACGCCTACCGATCATGCTCCCCGTCCTCCATCCTCATCGGGCCAAAGGGCGCCGTTGCAAAATCCGCGCACGGAACTCGGTCGGCTCTTCGGTCTCGACGACCAAGGATTACCCAATATCCGATTCCATGCCCGCTCGGTAAGCACCAACAATGCCGAGTAAAGCGCAAAGCTGGGTCCTCAGGGCTTTGGTCGGCATCGGCTCTTTCGCAATCGCCGCCGACGTGACATGAAGGGCGCCACCCGACTCGGTGGAAATGGAATCGTCGAAATGCGCATCGCCTTGATCCATGCCCTTCGCCATTCGATCGCGCCGATCGAGGCCGCGTTCGCGCGGCTCTGGCCCGAGGCCCAGTTGCAGAACCTGCTCGACGACCGCCTGTCGGCCGATCTGGCGCGCGACGGCCGCCTCACGCCGGCCATGACCGAGCGGTTCCTCACGCTCTCGCGCTACGCGGCCGGCGCCGGCGCGGACGGGCTGCTGTTCACCTGCTCGGCGTTCGGCCCCTGCATCGAGGCCTCGGCCGCGGCACTTGCCCCCTTGCCCGTGCTGAAGCCGAACGAGGCGATGATCGCGGATGCCGTCGCCGCCGGCCGGCGCATCGGGCTGCTCGCCACCTTCCCACCGACGCTCGTCTCGATGCCGCCGGAATTCCCGGCCGGTGTCACCGTGGTGCCGAAACTGATCGACGGCGCGCTCGCGGCACTCGATGCCGGCGACGGCGCCGAGCACGATCGCCTGGCGGCGCAAGCCGCGCGCGATCTCATGGATTGCGACGTCA from Aliidongia dinghuensis carries:
- a CDS encoding response regulator; its protein translation is MTPAAAGRMRPGRRVGSRLVAAVLAVFGAYLLAVITIFCVGAMRPPAASADGIFQVTLVCLAIALGLAILVALQMARVLVRRLDGLRVAMNASAEDDEVAALGQAFQTLATARDAAERALAAARAEAAQATRAKDEFLANMSHEIRTPLNGIMGFATLLRPTRLDRGQADHVEKILRSAEHLAQVIDDILDFSQSEAGRLELDPVPFDLCDVLATVSDILGSSADGKGIVFETTAPESLASGLIGDRLRLVQVLVNLAGNAIKFTDGGSVVLAVSVAAEDSDTVNLRFVVRDTGIGMTAEQLESLFDKFCQGDASTTRRFGGTGLGLALSKHLIELMGGEIAVASEPGVGSTFSFTLRFSRAAEPLPRDLVLPDGIGRPRILLAGGDARSRARIGGELTQLAFLCTTVATGRAAVEECAHAELPFDLMILDEAPDGPNGAAAAREIAALAGDRRPPLILLTDRAGPPLGIASAGTDRLFARTLAKPVRPADLFDAIVEVLDQARTAPPEPPLAPAPPERATAEPPRSDEWRDLLGRRVLLVDDQPLNREVATVFLRQQGMLVEVVVGGREAVERVLEAVPGHFDAVLMDVQMPEMDGFQATRLIRKTYAAEELPIIAMTAHSLDEQRTACLEAGMNDHIAKPIEVKRLWGTLRQWMKPRTAPSAERAVLAADGPRPAVSAPTGLPDRLDGFDLTAGVAHAGGDDALFRKLLGDFPKWARAAEEQVRQALARTPLARQDLRDAEIAAHGLVGMAASVAAMRVAAAARVLERTLGQGEIRGLDEQFRELQGALDEACAGIAALAAPVEPAAPAPVPSTSAADPDGGNFPWPDRRAALTQILRLLDSQDFEAETRFHEFLRHVRDEIPARALQAIGHAIDELDFRRAAFVVRGLLDAMDGVEHG
- a CDS encoding arylsulfatase, whose product is MRIALIHALRHSIAPIEAAFARLWPEAQLQNLLDDRLSADLARDGRLTPAMTERFLTLSRYAAGAGADGLLFTCSAFGPCIEASAAALAPLPVLKPNEAMIADAVAAGRRIGLLATFPPTLVSMPPEFPAGVTVVPKLIDGALAALDAGDGAEHDRLAAQAARDLMDCDVIALAQFSLARAADAVAAATGKRVLTTPDCAVLELRRRLEGRT